The Kiritimatiellia bacterium genome has a window encoding:
- a CDS encoding peroxiredoxin: MKTLAGKRAPVFNLKGSDGKTHALKDYAGRTVVLYFYPRDNTPGCTKEACGFRDLKKEFAKRDAVVLGVSRDSLAAHDRFIKDFKLPFTLLSDPDLAVMKAYGAWGRKLMYGKPVEGTIRSTVVIGPDGKVLKHWPKVADAATHPAEVLDFLKDG, encoded by the coding sequence ATGAAAACACTCGCAGGCAAGAGGGCGCCGGTATTCAACTTGAAGGGCTCGGACGGAAAGACGCACGCTTTGAAGGACTACGCGGGGCGGACGGTGGTCCTGTATTTCTACCCGAGGGACAACACGCCCGGCTGCACGAAGGAGGCCTGCGGATTTCGCGACCTGAAAAAGGAATTCGCGAAGCGCGACGCCGTCGTGCTCGGCGTCAGCCGGGACAGCCTCGCCGCGCACGACCGGTTCATCAAGGACTTCAAGCTGCCCTTCACCCTGCTCTCCGACCCGGACCTGGCGGTCATGAAGGCCTACGGCGCGTGGGGCAGGAAGCTGATGTACGGCAAGCCGGTCGAGGGGACGATCCGTTCGACGGTCGTCATCGGCCCCGACGGCAAGGTCCTCAAGCACTGGCCCAAGGTCGCGGACGCCGCCACGCACCCGGCCGAGGTGCTGGATTTCCTGAAGGATGGCTGA
- a CDS encoding DUF4968 domain-containing protein, with the protein MTRNTRRFNLSPFAGRGRRLLLLLAATAPMTVGLSPARAATSAGNVTGLTLTTNSPSGNITASFALSGGGSVEVTPFAADVVRVDYHWVGPFETDQPMIAKPLADWTSAGATISDQGSKYVIQTSQLDIEVEKTPLKIHFKDKSGFYLLQEDFMEYDAGYSYTGQRGTGSSKLKCQKIMPSGQAYFGLGEYGGPMNRRGREIDCWNTGTFNWGEYQNPTYMNIPFFYGVQPAAGGNPAFVYGVFFNNPCRPLFKFNVSGETRYSFEAGDGRMDYFFIGGGASHSMPKVIDRFSELTGRPTMLPKWGLGHHLSRFSYDNQAWVEYIANQATVEDIPLDAVYLDLDYMDANADGNIGDGQIRQLAFNSRYADPAGMVNYCNARGVKVVPLIEPWLQPGDTAHYTDANNNMHFIKDNGGSTVTRNIYTGAVSWFDYSSTPMNTWWQTRIVSWYNSIAFSGIWNDLTEPEGGDGIPYNGLLWLDGKFGTSSTDSRRWWSNERNYFGLRCARQSYNTMLAKDANKRPFVLSRSGNAGLQRYGVSWSGDTAANWFYQRATIRFGMGAMIAGAAWYGNDVGGFSGTPSAELMVRSTEFNCLTPFFRNHANENSADREPWRYSEPYKSQMRDLIKLRYRLMPYLYTLAYESTQTGEPMNVPPVFDYSADANTYGLSDYEFLVGDFILSAPIYNEGASTRTVYLPYAPGLEWYYWPSGSPNSSPSGDKYAGGQTVTVSAPLGKAPLFVRSGAIIPMSASMQYANQSQPGWMDINCWPSGTSEFTLHEDDGETWDYLGGEYSRRRMVSARTAAAWDFTIEAKQGTYSTGTRDFYVYCYNPGTSVVHGVTLNGAPLAQLANFGAGAQGWLITGEGRIGIKLPDTGAAAALRVSFGDVGDTLQFTAATNSAAENAGSVRVYANRTGAATGAVSVAFATANGTAAAGSDYTATNGTLQWAAGDLANKYFDVVLADDGSYEGSETFSASLSGVVGAELGAPSQQTVTILDNEPLPPDLLVTNPPSAIAVAEGTTNYTLQGVANALNWAGLAWSNQLTGATGTGAIGFSWSLADIGLGVGTNRIVVSATNAGSAVLATDDGTNAVYNDAWDLSDNGGSGWGAWQFYTSSGNSSENGRFMANHGTVNIGAPAWGLYANSGNLSEAKRLLTNALAVGQTVSVRMDNGFINTGSGTGVALQNAAGTTLWEFFFNGGDTFYSMSSTTTDVGWTSAGLDVEFTLTSPTTFRARITPYGSTTRTNTGSLITAADQSIAVFRAWNYNAGAGSDYDFFFNRLTRLGAAGSGPSTSVVVQIVREGTASQIPQDWRDRYQLTGLNSGDDDDRDADGFSNLQEYWSDTHPTNGGSFFARLGVAGAPGAGPFTVEIGAPTTNSRLYDISYCSDLAEGTWTPLGYNRSGEADGGSLSITITNDLGTPVHFRSRVFLP; encoded by the coding sequence GCTCAAGATTCACTTCAAGGACAAGAGCGGGTTCTACCTGCTGCAGGAAGACTTCATGGAGTACGACGCGGGGTACAGCTACACCGGCCAGCGCGGCACGGGCTCCTCGAAGCTGAAGTGCCAGAAGATCATGCCGAGCGGGCAGGCCTACTTCGGCCTGGGCGAGTACGGCGGCCCGATGAACCGGCGCGGCCGCGAGATCGACTGCTGGAACACCGGCACGTTCAACTGGGGCGAGTACCAGAACCCGACCTACATGAACATCCCATTCTTCTACGGCGTCCAGCCGGCGGCCGGCGGCAACCCGGCCTTCGTGTACGGCGTGTTCTTCAACAACCCCTGCCGGCCGCTGTTCAAGTTCAATGTCTCGGGCGAGACCCGCTACTCGTTCGAGGCTGGCGACGGGCGCATGGATTACTTCTTCATCGGCGGCGGCGCCTCGCACAGCATGCCCAAGGTCATCGACCGCTTCTCCGAGCTGACCGGCCGCCCGACCATGCTGCCGAAGTGGGGCCTCGGCCACCACCTCTCGCGCTTCTCGTACGACAACCAGGCGTGGGTCGAGTACATCGCCAACCAGGCCACGGTGGAGGACATCCCGCTCGACGCCGTGTACCTCGACCTCGACTACATGGACGCGAACGCGGACGGCAACATCGGCGACGGCCAGATCCGGCAGCTCGCGTTCAACTCCCGCTACGCCGACCCGGCGGGCATGGTCAACTACTGCAACGCGCGGGGCGTGAAGGTGGTGCCGCTGATCGAGCCGTGGCTCCAGCCGGGCGACACGGCCCACTACACGGACGCCAACAACAACATGCATTTCATCAAGGACAACGGCGGGAGCACCGTCACCCGCAACATCTACACCGGCGCGGTCTCGTGGTTCGACTACAGCAGCACGCCGATGAACACCTGGTGGCAGACCCGGATCGTGAGCTGGTACAACAGCATCGCCTTCTCCGGCATCTGGAACGATCTGACCGAACCCGAGGGCGGCGACGGGATCCCGTACAACGGCCTGCTGTGGCTGGACGGCAAGTTCGGCACCTCGAGCACCGACTCGCGGCGGTGGTGGTCCAACGAGCGCAACTACTTCGGGCTGCGCTGCGCCCGGCAGAGCTACAACACGATGCTGGCGAAGGATGCGAACAAGCGGCCGTTCGTGTTGAGCCGGTCCGGCAACGCCGGCCTGCAGCGGTACGGGGTAAGCTGGAGCGGCGACACGGCCGCCAACTGGTTCTACCAGCGGGCGACGATCCGGTTCGGCATGGGCGCGATGATCGCGGGCGCGGCCTGGTACGGCAACGACGTGGGCGGCTTCTCCGGCACGCCGTCGGCCGAGCTGATGGTGCGCTCCACCGAGTTCAACTGCCTGACGCCGTTCTTCCGCAACCACGCCAACGAGAACTCGGCCGACCGCGAGCCGTGGCGCTACAGCGAGCCCTACAAGAGCCAGATGCGCGACCTCATCAAGCTGCGCTACCGGCTGATGCCCTACCTGTACACCCTGGCCTACGAGTCCACCCAGACCGGCGAGCCGATGAACGTTCCGCCCGTGTTCGATTACTCCGCCGACGCCAACACGTACGGCTTGAGCGATTACGAGTTCCTGGTCGGCGACTTCATCCTGTCGGCGCCGATCTACAACGAGGGCGCGTCCACCCGCACGGTCTACCTGCCCTACGCGCCGGGCCTGGAGTGGTACTACTGGCCGTCCGGCTCGCCCAACAGCTCGCCGTCCGGGGACAAGTACGCCGGCGGCCAGACGGTCACCGTCAGCGCCCCGCTGGGCAAGGCGCCCCTGTTTGTCCGGTCCGGCGCCATCATTCCCATGAGCGCGTCCATGCAGTACGCCAACCAGAGCCAGCCCGGCTGGATGGACATCAACTGCTGGCCCAGCGGCACGAGCGAGTTCACGCTGCACGAGGACGACGGCGAGACGTGGGACTACCTGGGCGGCGAGTACAGCCGGCGCCGGATGGTCAGCGCGCGCACGGCCGCGGCGTGGGACTTCACCATCGAGGCCAAGCAGGGCACGTACAGCACGGGAACCCGCGATTTTTATGTTTACTGCTACAACCCCGGGACCTCGGTCGTCCACGGCGTAACCCTGAACGGCGCGCCGCTCGCGCAACTGGCCAACTTCGGCGCGGGCGCCCAGGGCTGGCTGATCACCGGCGAGGGCCGGATCGGCATCAAGCTGCCGGACACGGGCGCGGCCGCCGCGCTGCGGGTGAGCTTCGGCGACGTCGGCGACACGCTACAGTTCACCGCGGCCACGAACTCGGCCGCGGAAAACGCGGGCAGCGTGCGGGTGTACGCGAACCGCACCGGCGCGGCCACGGGCGCGGTCAGCGTCGCCTTCGCCACGGCCAACGGCACGGCCGCCGCGGGCTCGGACTACACCGCGACGAACGGCACGCTCCAGTGGGCGGCCGGCGACCTGGCGAACAAGTACTTCGACGTGGTCCTCGCGGACGACGGCAGCTACGAGGGCAGCGAGACCTTCTCGGCCTCGTTGAGCGGGGTCGTCGGGGCCGAACTCGGCGCGCCAAGCCAGCAGACGGTCACGATTCTCGATAACGAGCCCCTGCCGCCGGACCTGCTGGTCACGAATCCGCCGTCCGCGATCGCGGTGGCCGAGGGCACCACCAACTATACCCTGCAGGGCGTGGCCAACGCGCTCAACTGGGCCGGCCTCGCGTGGAGCAACCAGCTGACCGGCGCGACCGGCACGGGCGCCATCGGGTTCTCGTGGTCCCTCGCCGACATCGGGCTCGGCGTCGGGACCAACCGGATCGTCGTCTCCGCCACGAACGCGGGCAGCGCGGTGCTGGCGACGGATGACGGCACGAACGCCGTGTACAACGACGCGTGGGACCTGTCCGACAACGGCGGCTCCGGCTGGGGCGCGTGGCAGTTCTACACCAGCTCGGGCAACTCGAGCGAGAACGGGCGGTTCATGGCCAACCATGGGACCGTGAACATCGGCGCGCCGGCGTGGGGCCTGTACGCCAACAGCGGCAACCTGTCCGAGGCCAAGCGCCTGCTGACCAACGCGCTGGCGGTCGGCCAGACCGTCTCGGTGCGGATGGACAACGGGTTCATCAACACGGGCAGCGGCACCGGGGTGGCCCTGCAGAACGCGGCCGGCACGACCCTGTGGGAGTTCTTCTTCAACGGCGGCGACACCTTCTACAGCATGAGCAGCACGACCACCGACGTCGGCTGGACGTCCGCCGGGCTGGACGTGGAATTCACGCTGACCAGCCCGACCACCTTCCGCGCGCGGATCACCCCGTACGGCAGCACCACGCGCACGAACACCGGCAGCCTCATCACCGCCGCGGACCAGTCCATCGCCGTGTTCCGGGCCTGGAACTACAACGCGGGCGCGGGGTCGGACTACGACTTCTTCTTCAACCGTTTGACGCGCCTCGGCGCCGCCGGGTCCGGCCCCTCGACCAGCGTGGTCGTGCAGATCGTGCGCGAGGGCACCGCCAGCCAGATCCCGCAGGACTGGCGCGACCGGTACCAGCTCACAGGGCTGAACTCCGGCGACGACGACGACCGGGACGCCGACGGGTTCAGCAACCTGCAGGAGTACTGGTCCGACACCCATCCCACCAACGGCGGCTCGTTCTTCGCCCGGCTGGGCGTCGCAGGCGCTCCCGGCGCGGGCCCGTTCACGGTGGAAATCGGCGCGCCCACGACGAACAGCCGCCTCTACGACATCTCGTATTGCAGCGACCTCGCGGAAGGGACGTGGACGCCCCTCGGGTACAACCGGTCCGGCGAGGCCGACGGCGGCAGTTTGAGCATCACCATCACCAACGACCTCGGCACGCCCGTTCATTTCCGCTCGCGGGTCTTCCTGCCCTGA